The following are encoded together in the Candidatus Bandiella woodruffii genome:
- a CDS encoding RelA/SpoT family protein: protein MKELSNKHWESKLQDSFAELVGKLKNNHNIDLDLVTKAFDVARNAHKGQFRASGEPYIFHPLEVAKIIADLRVDTSTIVTALLHDTIEDTTLTYDEISDLFGKKVTEMVLGVTKLKIIENKNTILNKEAKRIENYKNLICAVSKDIMVLLVKLADRLHNMQTLHHIKNPDKRRRIAAETMDIHSALAERIGLHSFKNELQDLAFTELYPQEKKSIQAQLKKLNKNNAGVVEEIVAELNMVVAKAELSFVNISGREKKPCSIWRKIQNKRISFENLSDIFAFRIIVEDVISCYKVLYAIHSTYHMVQSGFKDYISIPKTNGYKSIHTIINGPGGRKIEIQIRTKEMHDIAEFGVAAHWWYKEGLIDREEINRFAGLNSVVSVVNNSPNSIEVLENSKLEMRYHQVFCFSTKDELFSLPIGATPLDFAFYVHSNIGLRCIGAVVNKKVVPLVYELQNGDCVEILCSQEEKASELWEDILVTGKAKTKLKRYLNEKKKRKLTKIGESIYNKALIRLNMSYDRALTYFPLKLPIKYNDINHLFYLLGQEKLKMRDVVKAIYVELEKEKKLDNVVMRFVV from the coding sequence ATGAAAGAATTGTCCAACAAACATTGGGAGAGTAAATTACAGGATTCGTTTGCGGAGCTAGTAGGAAAATTAAAGAATAATCATAATATCGACTTAGATTTAGTCACCAAAGCTTTTGATGTAGCAAGAAACGCACATAAAGGGCAATTTAGAGCATCTGGGGAGCCATATATATTTCATCCTCTGGAAGTAGCAAAAATAATAGCTGACTTAAGAGTGGACACTTCCACCATAGTAACTGCTCTTTTACATGATACTATAGAAGACACCACGTTAACATATGATGAGATAAGTGATTTATTTGGCAAAAAAGTTACTGAGATGGTTTTGGGGGTGACGAAGCTAAAAATAATAGAGAATAAGAACACAATCTTAAACAAAGAAGCCAAAAGGATAGAGAATTATAAGAATTTAATATGTGCGGTCTCAAAAGACATAATGGTATTGCTTGTCAAGCTTGCAGACAGACTTCACAATATGCAAACTCTGCATCACATAAAAAATCCTGATAAAAGAAGAAGGATTGCAGCTGAAACAATGGATATCCACTCGGCTTTGGCCGAGAGGATAGGGTTACACAGTTTTAAAAATGAGCTTCAAGATTTGGCATTTACGGAGTTATACCCCCAAGAAAAAAAGAGCATACAGGCCCAGCTAAAGAAGTTGAACAAAAATAACGCTGGGGTGGTTGAAGAGATTGTCGCAGAGCTTAATATGGTTGTGGCCAAGGCCGAATTAAGTTTCGTTAATATATCAGGTAGAGAAAAAAAACCTTGCTCTATATGGAGGAAAATCCAAAATAAAAGGATTTCTTTTGAAAACTTATCTGATATCTTCGCCTTTAGAATTATAGTGGAGGACGTAATTAGCTGTTATAAAGTATTGTATGCAATTCACAGCACCTATCACATGGTGCAAAGCGGGTTTAAAGATTACATAAGCATTCCAAAAACTAATGGTTACAAATCCATACACACCATCATCAATGGTCCTGGTGGCAGAAAAATAGAAATCCAGATCAGGACAAAAGAGATGCATGATATAGCAGAATTTGGGGTGGCTGCACATTGGTGGTATAAAGAAGGATTAATTGACAGAGAAGAAATCAACCGCTTTGCTGGCCTTAACAGCGTTGTATCGGTTGTGAATAATTCGCCAAACTCTATAGAGGTCTTAGAGAATTCCAAACTGGAAATGCGTTACCATCAGGTGTTTTGTTTTAGTACAAAAGATGAGTTATTTTCATTGCCAATAGGTGCTACACCATTGGATTTCGCATTTTATGTGCATTCGAACATAGGATTAAGATGCATAGGTGCTGTTGTGAATAAGAAAGTTGTACCTTTGGTATATGAACTGCAAAATGGAGATTGTGTTGAAATTTTATGTAGCCAAGAAGAAAAAGCTTCAGAATTATGGGAAGATATTTTAGTAACAGGCAAAGCAAAGACTAAATTAAAAAGATATCTAAATGAAAAGAAAAAGAGAAAGCTAACTAAGATAGGGGAATCAATATATAACAAGGCTTTAATTAGATTGAATATGAGTTATGATAGGGCATTAACATATTTCCCATTAAAATTACCGATCAAATATAATGATATAAACCATTTGTTTTACTTATTGGGCCAAGAAAAATTAAAGATGCGTGATGTGGTAAAGGCAATTTATGTTGAGTTGGAAAAAGAAAAAAAGCTAGATAATGTCGTCATGAGATTTGTGGTATAA
- a CDS encoding ACT domain-containing protein: MKNWLVKIFFRKKVPEDELDESTVLYFADCCFPVKNDQAVKLLNNGMSYSVHRSICLKSSNPSDPQQKSTNFNWDVCKKIKLYKSKIAVLIENEIGNLKTVIDCIVCMRINIFSINTANIFEDFFECTIVVEIEDLVVLNRLLDELGELQAVYSAVRYLES; this comes from the coding sequence TTGAAAAATTGGCTGGTCAAAATATTTTTTAGAAAAAAAGTACCTGAAGATGAGTTGGATGAAAGTACTGTCCTGTATTTTGCTGATTGCTGTTTCCCTGTTAAGAACGACCAAGCCGTAAAGTTACTGAATAATGGGATGAGTTATTCCGTTCACAGATCAATATGTTTAAAAAGTAGTAATCCAAGTGATCCGCAACAAAAAAGCACAAACTTCAACTGGGATGTGTGCAAGAAAATCAAACTCTATAAGTCTAAAATTGCTGTGCTAATAGAAAATGAAATTGGTAATCTAAAAACAGTGATAGATTGCATTGTGTGTATGAGAATTAATATTTTTAGCATCAATACGGCCAATATATTTGAGGATTTTTTTGAGTGCACTATAGTGGTTGAAATAGAGGATTTAGTAGTGTTGAACAGGCTGCTTGATGAGCTTGGAGAGTTGCAAGCTGTATATTCGGCTGTAAGGTATTTAGAGAGTTAG
- a CDS encoding IS5 family transposase (programmed frameshift) encodes MDLGLHRHDITDNMWDLIKDHLPGREGTWGGLAHNNRRFINAVFWILRTGSPWRDLPSEYGGWKNTHKRFCRWRDKRIWEALLEIFVKEPDMEWLMIDASHSKVHPHASGAKGGNQDMSRTKGGFNTKIHLAVDSHGMPLKVIITKGSEADCKQAVNLIEEMKAEYLLADRGYDVNYIIDHAQELGMRVVIPPKKNRITQRKYNKDLYKIRHIVENTFLHLKRWRGIATRYAKNSASFLAAIQIRCLSLWLKIS; translated from the exons ATGGATTTAGGGCTACATAGGCATGATATAACAGATAATATGTGGGATTTGATAAAGGATCATTTGCCAGGAAGGGAGGGTACGTGGGGAGGTTTGGCACATAATAACAGAAGATTCATTAACGCAGTATTTTGGATATTAAGAACAGGTTCTCCCTGGAGAGATTTGCCTTCAGAATATGGAGGATGGAAAAATACACATAAAAGATTTTGCAGATGGAGAGACAAAAGGATATGGGAGGCTTTATTGGAGATATTTGTGAAAGAACCTGATATGGAATGGTTAATGATAGACGCAAGTCATAGTAAAGTGCATCCACATGCTTCAGGTGCAAAAGGCGGCAATCAAGATATGAGTCGTACAAAAGGGGGCT TCAATACAAAGATTCACCTTGCCGTGGATTCACATGGTATGCCACTCAAAGTTATTATCACAAAAGGCTCAGAAGCTGATTGCAAGCAGGCTGTTAATCTTATTGAAGAGATGAAAGCTGAGTACTTACTAGCCGACAGAGGGTACGATGTTAATTACATAATTGACCATGCCCAAGAATTGGGCATGAGAGTTGTTATTCCTCCTAAAAAGAACAGAATCACCCAGAGAAAATACAATAAAGATTTATATAAAATAAGGCATATTGTAGAAAACACCTTTCTTCATCTTAAAAGATGGAGGGGAATTGCAACCAGATATGCTAAAAATTCAGCTTCTTTCCTTGCCGCAATTCAGATTAGATGTTTATCTCTTTGGCTTAAAATCTCATGA
- a CDS encoding RlmE family RNA methyltransferase, giving the protein MKIIKKVKNKAKLTNSSARWLDRNARDKYSKLAKQNNLRSRAAYKLEEINRKFNVLKNAKFVLDLGAYPGSWLQYMKGVVKSDCQLIGVDLKLIESIERVKIIQGDFTSAEVQAKLEEIVLRNGGGFDLICSDMAPSTSGTRSINHINIMNLAEAVFLFSEEFLGERGNLVIKLFEGNTTKLFFNRLKERFSKVSFFKPSASYSDSSEIFIIAKDKIVSK; this is encoded by the coding sequence TTGAAGATAATTAAGAAAGTTAAAAATAAGGCTAAGCTGACAAACTCATCCGCAAGATGGCTTGATAGAAATGCCAGAGATAAATACAGCAAGCTGGCAAAACAGAACAATTTGCGTTCAAGAGCTGCTTATAAACTGGAGGAGATCAATCGAAAATTCAACGTTTTAAAAAATGCCAAATTTGTTTTGGATTTAGGCGCATATCCTGGCTCTTGGTTGCAATATATGAAGGGGGTGGTGAAAAGTGATTGTCAGCTGATTGGGGTTGACTTAAAACTTATTGAAAGCATAGAGAGGGTGAAAATTATCCAGGGGGATTTCACTTCTGCGGAAGTACAGGCTAAACTGGAGGAGATTGTTCTGAGAAATGGGGGTGGCTTTGATTTAATATGCAGTGACATGGCGCCATCCACAAGTGGTACTAGGAGTATTAATCACATAAACATCATGAATTTAGCGGAAGCTGTTTTTCTTTTTTCCGAAGAGTTTTTAGGTGAGAGGGGAAATCTAGTTATAAAGCTTTTTGAAGGGAACACAACGAAATTGTTTTTTAATAGATTGAAGGAACGGTTTTCAAAAGTCTCATTTTTCAAGCCGTCGGCTAGTTATAGCGACTCATCAGAAATTTTTATTATTGCCAAAGATAAGATTGTCTCAAAGTAG
- a CDS encoding transposase produces the protein MTTLSRDQLKSQGYMSEVFTFVDASHLISKANLWEERDEARKQKYEKLNNEVLPKVAHDKQAKIGCKGGSKFWYGYKKHVSVDIQSGMINKVAITPANVTDAKGVAHVLPNSGAVYADKGYCVAPAKNAAKSRGIHFCAIKKNNMKQKNFDLDRYYTSIRAPFERVFSQDNKRLRYIGIAKNQFAEFMNAICFNLKRLTVLTA, from the coding sequence ATGACGACATTATCTAGAGATCAACTAAAATCTCAAGGATATATGAGCGAGGTATTTACTTTTGTTGATGCAAGTCACTTGATCTCCAAAGCTAATTTATGGGAAGAGCGGGATGAAGCCAGAAAACAAAAATATGAAAAACTTAACAACGAAGTCTTGCCTAAAGTCGCACATGATAAACAAGCCAAAATAGGGTGCAAGGGTGGTAGTAAATTTTGGTATGGCTATAAGAAACATGTAAGCGTAGATATTCAATCCGGAATGATCAACAAGGTTGCTATAACGCCTGCTAATGTTACCGATGCAAAGGGAGTTGCGCATGTTTTACCAAATAGTGGAGCAGTTTATGCTGACAAAGGGTATTGTGTTGCACCAGCAAAGAATGCAGCTAAAAGCAGAGGTATTCATTTTTGCGCCATCAAGAAAAACAATATGAAGCAAAAGAATTTTGACCTTGATCGATACTATACTTCCATAAGGGCTCCGTTTGAGAGGGTGTTTTCTCAAGATAATAAACGATTGCGATACATAGGAATTGCCAAAAATCAGTTTGCTGAATTTATGAATGCTATCTGCTTTAATTTAAAACGTTTAACGGTTCTTACTGCCTAA
- the gshB gene encoding glutathione synthase, protein MYLGGKNKVALQIDPIETLNFTTDSTLLIASELQERGYKLFCYSPQDLLLDCGKLYAIGDYIELDCGGETFTKYGWQKLLLEDFQIILIRQNPPFNQQYLTTTYILETLQKPLIINNPRAIRNVSEKLSIMNFQRLIPNTIVTENIGEIISFSHEHKTVIVKSLYNYGGEGVFKLEYVDENFQVTIKQLLKTYGYLMVQEYLPEIVSSGDKRVMLMDGEIIGAISRIPPSEEFRANMVLGGKGYPTTLTKTEKDICNAVGGFLKEENIFLAGIDLISEKLIEINVTSPTGLVVMNKLYNRTLEKIIVDKIENKLKR, encoded by the coding sequence ATGTACCTTGGTGGCAAAAATAAAGTTGCGCTTCAGATCGATCCAATAGAGACGTTAAATTTTACAACTGACAGCACGTTGTTAATTGCGAGTGAACTGCAGGAGAGAGGGTATAAACTTTTCTGTTATTCGCCGCAGGATTTGCTTTTGGATTGCGGGAAGTTATATGCAATTGGGGATTATATTGAGCTTGATTGTGGGGGTGAAACTTTTACAAAGTATGGGTGGCAAAAATTGTTGTTGGAAGATTTTCAGATCATTTTAATACGTCAAAATCCTCCATTTAATCAGCAGTATTTAACAACCACTTATATACTTGAAACCTTGCAGAAACCTCTCATCATCAACAATCCTCGCGCGATAAGAAACGTTTCTGAGAAACTAAGCATTATGAACTTCCAGAGGCTGATTCCAAATACTATAGTGACTGAAAATATTGGTGAAATTATAAGCTTTTCTCATGAACATAAAACGGTGATCGTAAAATCGTTATATAATTATGGTGGGGAAGGCGTGTTTAAGTTGGAGTATGTCGATGAAAATTTTCAAGTAACAATCAAACAGTTACTAAAAACCTACGGCTACTTAATGGTGCAGGAGTACCTGCCAGAGATCGTTAGTTCTGGTGATAAAAGAGTGATGTTGATGGATGGGGAAATTATAGGAGCAATTAGCAGAATACCTCCTTCTGAGGAATTTAGGGCCAATATGGTGCTTGGTGGGAAAGGATACCCAACAACTCTCACAAAAACGGAGAAAGACATATGTAATGCTGTTGGTGGGTTTTTAAAAGAAGAAAATATATTCTTGGCAGGGATAGACCTAATATCTGAAAAGCTAATAGAGATAAACGTTACTTCACCAACAGGGCTTGTTGTGATGAATAAGCTTTATAATCGCACTTTAGAAAAAATAATTGTAGATAAAATTGAAAATAAGTTAAAACGTTGA
- a CDS encoding IS6 family transposase, translating to MEVSHETIRAWCIKFGKRFLDIIKKKQRKVKDKWHLDEMSIKINGKYFILWRAVDEDGYEIDVFLQTRRNKKSAIRFLSRLLQSNPVPRVIVTDKLKSYTKPIKEMCPKTEHRRHKGLNNRVENAHQPTRRKEKCLIKFKSPSGVQQTLSLMGKIRNIFSVDVGRYINSSSKQKEMFFEAKSIWDHAAQSIAAA from the coding sequence ATAGAAGTAAGCCATGAAACGATAAGAGCATGGTGTATTAAATTTGGAAAAAGGTTTTTAGATATAATCAAGAAGAAGCAGAGGAAAGTAAAGGATAAATGGCATTTGGATGAGATGAGCATTAAAATTAACGGTAAATATTTTATTTTGTGGAGAGCTGTAGATGAAGATGGATATGAGATAGATGTCTTCCTACAGACCAGACGTAATAAAAAGTCTGCGATAAGGTTTTTATCAAGATTATTACAATCAAATCCAGTACCCAGAGTAATCGTGACAGATAAATTAAAAAGCTATACCAAACCTATAAAAGAAATGTGCCCTAAAACAGAGCATAGGCGCCATAAAGGATTAAATAATAGGGTTGAAAATGCACACCAACCAACACGCAGGAAAGAGAAATGCCTAATAAAATTCAAATCTCCTTCTGGGGTACAGCAAACTCTTTCTTTGATGGGAAAAATAAGGAACATATTTTCAGTAGATGTGGGCAGGTATATTAACAGTTCTAGCAAGCAAAAAGAAATGTTTTTCGAAGCTAAATCTATTTGGGATCACGCCGCTCAATCCATAGCTGCTGCATAA
- a CDS encoding TRCF domain-containing protein, producing MAKVQKLFFQSASQYEEGDYVIHRDCGIGKFLGLKKISIQNIHKEFIALEYLNADKLYVPIEHIELISKYSSNSHKHIELDKLGSKSWGARRQKVKQKIKEAAKELIKLAALRMGKKAPILEKCDVTYEKFCREFPFLETKDQLNVIEEVINDLKSTKPTDRLVCGDVGFGKTEVALRAACVAVLGKNKVQVAVIVPSTLLVMQHEKLFRERFFEFPVNICTISRLNSKQESEHFKDLCRLGKVDIVIGTHALLAKDVKFNNLGLLIIDEEQHFGVFQKEKLKNLNSNVHIVSLSATPIPRTLHLSLSGVKDLSVIASPPLKRKPITTYILPFDETTLKEAIVQEIKRDGKVIIVTPRIRHIPELEKLMDKNLPEIKRISLHGSLPPDVIKSHISSFKQGTYKVLICTQIVESGLDIEGANTIIIDRANMFGLAQLYQIRGRVGRGDKQAYAYITYQPKVKLTKSASARLDVMRSLESLGSGFDIAAADMDIRGYGNLLGEEQTGHIRDVGMELYQKMLAQEIQDAKNSEDTAIPSHEDFMPNVNLKVSALIPENYIDNHQTRLNFYKKFAEIHEGEELEEIYRELVENFGPIPQEVENLVLVMQITELAKNAYVEKVDETQIGFYLKFHQNKPKNVEKIITIIKDGKHKLNFAGEHKLFLERTACSTDESSYMMLKHVLQLLS from the coding sequence TTGGCTAAGGTTCAAAAATTATTTTTTCAGTCAGCCAGTCAGTATGAGGAGGGCGATTATGTAATTCACAGGGATTGTGGTATAGGCAAATTCCTGGGGTTAAAAAAAATTTCTATACAAAATATACATAAGGAATTTATTGCGCTTGAGTATTTAAATGCAGACAAGTTATATGTCCCAATTGAACATATAGAACTGATTTCAAAATACAGCTCAAATAGTCACAAACATATTGAGCTAGACAAATTGGGTAGCAAATCATGGGGAGCTAGAAGACAAAAAGTTAAGCAAAAAATCAAAGAGGCAGCAAAAGAGCTAATAAAACTCGCTGCTTTGCGGATGGGTAAAAAAGCTCCAATCCTGGAAAAATGTGATGTAACTTATGAAAAATTCTGCAGAGAATTTCCCTTCCTGGAAACCAAAGATCAGTTAAATGTAATAGAAGAAGTTATAAATGATTTAAAATCCACAAAACCAACGGACAGATTAGTCTGCGGCGATGTGGGGTTTGGCAAGACGGAAGTGGCGCTAAGAGCTGCTTGCGTCGCTGTTCTTGGTAAAAATAAGGTGCAGGTTGCTGTGATTGTCCCATCAACTTTGTTGGTGATGCAACATGAAAAATTATTTAGAGAGAGGTTTTTTGAGTTCCCGGTTAATATTTGTACTATCTCAAGATTAAACTCAAAGCAAGAGTCTGAGCATTTTAAAGATTTATGCAGATTGGGCAAAGTTGACATCGTTATAGGCACGCATGCACTGTTGGCAAAAGACGTTAAATTTAACAATCTTGGTTTATTAATCATAGATGAGGAGCAGCACTTTGGAGTTTTTCAAAAAGAAAAATTGAAAAATTTAAATAGTAACGTTCATATCGTTTCGCTATCTGCGACTCCGATTCCAAGAACTTTGCATCTTTCATTGTCTGGCGTAAAAGACTTAAGTGTCATCGCCAGCCCCCCTTTAAAAAGGAAACCCATAACAACCTACATATTGCCTTTTGACGAAACAACTCTGAAAGAAGCAATAGTACAAGAAATCAAGAGGGATGGAAAAGTAATTATCGTCACACCAAGAATCAGACATATTCCAGAACTGGAAAAACTAATGGATAAAAATTTGCCAGAAATAAAGCGCATTTCCCTGCATGGAAGCCTTCCTCCTGATGTAATAAAAAGTCATATTAGTTCATTCAAGCAAGGGACGTATAAAGTCCTAATTTGCACACAGATTGTTGAATCAGGCCTGGATATAGAGGGGGCAAACACCATAATCATAGATAGGGCAAACATGTTCGGTTTGGCGCAACTTTACCAGATTAGAGGGCGCGTAGGAAGAGGGGATAAACAAGCTTATGCGTATATAACATACCAACCAAAAGTTAAATTAACAAAATCTGCTAGCGCAAGACTTGATGTGATGCGAAGCCTTGAATCTTTGGGCAGTGGTTTTGATATAGCAGCTGCAGATATGGATATTAGAGGATATGGAAACTTATTGGGGGAAGAACAAACCGGGCATATCAGGGATGTGGGAATGGAGTTATATCAAAAGATGCTAGCGCAGGAGATACAAGATGCTAAAAATTCTGAAGATACTGCTATCCCAAGCCATGAAGATTTTATGCCGAATGTAAACCTTAAGGTATCTGCATTAATCCCAGAAAACTATATCGATAATCACCAGACCAGATTGAATTTTTATAAAAAATTTGCAGAGATTCACGAGGGGGAGGAGCTGGAGGAGATATATCGAGAGCTGGTTGAAAATTTTGGGCCAATTCCGCAAGAAGTGGAGAACTTAGTACTTGTAATGCAGATTACAGAACTTGCAAAAAACGCATATGTTGAAAAGGTTGATGAAACACAGATAGGCTTTTATCTTAAGTTTCATCAAAACAAACCAAAAAATGTAGAGAAAATTATCACCATCATCAAAGATGGAAAGCATAAATTAAATTTCGCTGGGGAACATAAACTGTTTTTGGAGAGAACTGCATGTTCAACAGATGAGAGCAGCTATATGATGCTTAAACATGTTCTACAATTATTAAGTTAA
- a CDS encoding transposase — translation MDYRIKKRKMSSAHQIIMVCLDQLVGSEHQYRKFKELFNFGAAEQELKGIESPANYKGYGVLRLFKCLLLQFMEDLSDRELERYLSDSVAAKWFCDFDLTEATPDYSVFSRIRSKIGTNLLSKIFAIFRDQLKSQGYMSEVFTFVDASHLISKANLWEERDEARKQKYEKLNNEVLPKVAHDKQAKIGAPSS, via the coding sequence GTGGATTACAGAATAAAGAAGAGAAAAATGTCATCAGCGCATCAAATAATAATGGTATGTTTGGATCAATTGGTTGGTAGTGAGCATCAATATCGCAAATTTAAGGAGCTGTTTAATTTTGGGGCAGCAGAGCAAGAGCTGAAGGGAATTGAATCTCCTGCTAATTATAAGGGATATGGTGTTTTACGTTTATTTAAATGCTTGTTGTTACAGTTTATGGAAGATTTGTCAGATCGTGAACTAGAAAGATATTTGAGTGACAGTGTTGCAGCCAAGTGGTTTTGTGATTTTGATTTAACCGAAGCCACACCTGATTATAGCGTTTTTAGTAGAATCCGCTCAAAGATAGGAACAAATTTGTTATCAAAAATCTTTGCCATTTTTAGAGATCAACTAAAATCTCAAGGATATATGAGCGAGGTATTTACTTTTGTTGATGCAAGTCACTTGATCTCCAAAGCTAATTTATGGGAAGAGCGGGATGAAGCCAGAAAACAAAAATATGAAAAACTTAACAACGAAGTCTTGCCTAAAGTCGCACATGATAAACAAGCCAAAATAGGGGCACCGTCAAGTTAA
- a CDS encoding thioredoxin family protein — protein sequence MVALTTPQLEKGWKAVDFNLLSVDGGYYNLEEVRGENGLVVAFICNHCPYVKAIADKIVREADELRKLGVGFVAINSNDAIAYPDDSYDNMQIFARQHKFKFPYLFDATQEVAKKYDAVCTPDFFGFNSKLELQYRGRLDSAKKDVIPDAKRELFIAMSEVAKTEEFKGEQIPSIGCSIKWK from the coding sequence ATGGTAGCACTAACAACCCCACAACTGGAGAAAGGATGGAAGGCAGTTGATTTTAATTTGCTTTCTGTGGATGGTGGTTATTATAACCTGGAAGAGGTAAGGGGAGAGAATGGATTAGTTGTTGCATTTATTTGCAATCATTGTCCATATGTCAAAGCAATTGCCGATAAGATTGTCAGAGAAGCGGATGAGTTGCGTAAATTAGGCGTTGGGTTTGTGGCAATTAATTCAAATGATGCAATTGCATATCCTGATGATTCATATGACAACATGCAGATTTTTGCTAGGCAGCATAAATTTAAGTTCCCATATCTATTTGACGCGACACAGGAAGTTGCCAAGAAGTATGATGCTGTTTGCACACCAGATTTTTTTGGTTTTAATTCTAAGCTGGAGCTTCAGTATCGTGGCAGATTGGATTCAGCAAAAAAAGATGTAATCCCAGACGCGAAGAGGGAATTGTTTATTGCAATGTCTGAGGTTGCTAAGACGGAAGAATTTAAAGGTGAGCAAATCCCAAGTATTGGATGTTCTATTAAGTGGAAATAA
- the thyX gene encoding FAD-dependent thymidylate synthase — protein sequence MNKNQEEIELLKDQTFTTKRATVEQLERILFDPIKVLDHGFVRVIDYMGDDGAIVQAARVSYGKGTKVLSQDKGLINYLMRHHHTTPFEMCEIKLHIKLPIFIARQWIRHRTANVNEYSARYSILDKEFYLPNPENIAVQSKINNQGRGNTLDTQKAQRVLDILREDALKCYDTYMDLLNLDEETGEVKDPNKDGIARELARMNLTLNYYTQWYWKIDLNNLLHFLRLRADSHAQYEIREYANAILGIVEKWVPCAYEAFINYRKDAVNLSKTGVAALQSMLRGEKISQETSGMSKREWDELIQIFPYKHSE from the coding sequence ATGAACAAAAACCAAGAAGAAATAGAGCTTTTAAAGGATCAAACTTTCACAACAAAGAGAGCTACTGTTGAGCAATTAGAGCGTATATTATTTGATCCAATCAAAGTATTGGATCATGGTTTTGTGAGAGTAATTGACTACATGGGCGATGATGGAGCTATCGTTCAAGCGGCAAGGGTTTCATATGGCAAAGGCACTAAGGTGTTAAGCCAGGACAAAGGGCTGATTAATTACTTAATGAGACATCACCACACAACTCCATTCGAGATGTGTGAAATTAAGCTGCACATAAAGCTACCAATATTTATAGCCAGGCAGTGGATAAGGCATAGAACTGCTAATGTGAATGAATATTCTGCAAGATACTCTATTTTGGATAAAGAGTTTTACCTCCCAAATCCAGAGAACATAGCGGTTCAATCTAAAATTAACAATCAAGGAAGAGGAAATACCTTAGATACACAAAAAGCCCAGAGAGTTTTGGATATTTTAAGAGAAGATGCATTGAAGTGCTATGATACCTACATGGACTTGCTGAACCTGGACGAAGAAACAGGTGAAGTGAAAGACCCAAATAAAGATGGTATTGCAAGGGAGCTGGCAAGAATGAACCTGACGTTAAACTATTATACACAATGGTATTGGAAAATAGACCTGAACAATTTACTTCATTTCTTAAGATTGCGGGCAGACTCTCATGCACAGTATGAAATTAGGGAGTATGCCAATGCAATACTGGGAATTGTTGAAAAATGGGTGCCGTGTGCGTACGAGGCATTTATAAATTATAGGAAAGATGCAGTTAATTTGTCAAAAACAGGGGTTGCGGCATTGCAAAGTATGTTAAGGGGGGAAAAGATAAGCCAAGAAACTAGCGGTATGTCTAAGCGCGAATGGGATGAACTTATTCAAATATTCCCATATAAACACTCTGAGTAA
- the gmk gene encoding guanylate kinase yields the protein MSNVTRRGLMLVLSAPSGTGKTTLAKNIIEEDEHISLSISCTTRSKRPNEIDGKYYFFKTREQFQKQIDNDEFLEYAEIFGEFYGTLKKQVLDKLKKGEDVLFDIDWQGHRQLSAIARSDVASVFLLPPSKEALLQRLKARNQDNSEIIQYRMERADEEISHWHEYDYIIINRDIKQSTEKLLSVLRAERLRKERRTGLNDFVASLIHEKFVKSKVV from the coding sequence ATGTCAAACGTAACACGAAGGGGACTTATGCTGGTTTTGTCTGCCCCGTCAGGGACTGGTAAAACCACGTTGGCGAAGAATATTATCGAGGAAGATGAGCATATTTCTTTGTCAATCTCATGCACAACTAGGAGTAAAAGGCCAAATGAAATTGATGGTAAGTATTATTTCTTTAAAACCAGGGAACAGTTCCAAAAGCAGATTGATAATGATGAATTTCTGGAATACGCAGAAATTTTTGGAGAATTTTATGGTACGCTGAAAAAACAGGTTTTAGACAAGTTGAAAAAGGGAGAAGATGTGCTGTTTGACATAGACTGGCAAGGCCATAGGCAGTTGTCTGCGATAGCAAGGTCAGACGTTGCGAGTGTGTTTTTATTGCCCCCTTCTAAAGAGGCGTTATTGCAAAGGCTTAAAGCCAGAAATCAAGATAATTCTGAGATCATTCAATACAGAATGGAAAGGGCTGATGAGGAAATCAGCCATTGGCATGAGTATGATTATATAATAATCAATAGGGATATTAAGCAGAGCACAGAAAAATTGCTATCTGTTCTGAGGGCTGAAAGATTAAGGAAGGAAAGAAGGACGGGTTTAAACGATTTTGTGGCGTCATTGATTCATGAAAAATTTGTTAAGAGTAAGGTTGTTTGA